A region of Enoplosus armatus isolate fEnoArm2 chromosome 14, fEnoArm2.hap1, whole genome shotgun sequence DNA encodes the following proteins:
- the LOC139296615 gene encoding dynamin-3-like isoform X2, translating to MGNRGMEDLIPLVNKLQDAFSSIGQACNLDLPQIAVVGGQSAGKSSVLENFVGRDFLPRGSGIVTRRPLVLQLISATAEWAEFLHCKGKKFTDFDEVRQEIEAETDRATGANKGISPVPINLRVYSPHVLNLTLIDLPGITKVPVGDQPVDIEQQIRDMILQFITRESCLILAVTPANTDLANSDALKLSKDVDPQGLRTIGVITKLDLMDEGTDARDVLENKLLPLRRGYIGVVNRSQKDIDGKKDIKAALEAERKFFLSHSSYRHMADKMGTPRLQRVLNEQLTNHIRDTLPAFRSKLQSQLLALDKEAEEYRGYRPDDPSRKTKQLLQMVQQFSVDFEKRIEGSGDQVDTVELSGGAKINRIFHERFPFELVKMECDEKEMRREISYAIKNIHGIRTGLFTPDMAFEAIVKKQVIKLKGPCVKCVDMVIQELINTVRQCSNKLECFPTLREETERIVTSHIRDRESRAKDQVLLLIDIQLSYINTNHEDFIGFANAQQRSSQTNKSQSSAGNQVSICHVIRKGWLTINNISIMKGGAKEYWFVLTAESLSWFKDDEEKEKKYMLPLDNLKVRDVEKSFMSSKHIFCIFNTESRNVYKDNRTLELACDSQDDVDSWKSSLLRAGVYPEKTVESETTTTTDNFSMDPQLERKVETIRNLVDSYMAIVNKCIRDLMPKTIMHLMINNVKDFINAELLAQLYSTGDQNSLMDESQEQAQRRDEVLRTHQALKEALVIIGDISTSTITVPMPPPVDTSWMGGRR from the exons ATGGGAAACCGTGGCATGGAGGACCTGATCCCGCTGGTCAATAAGCTGCAGGATGCCTTCAGCTCCATCGGGCAGGCATGCAACCTGGACCTGCCGCAGATCGCAGTGGTCGGCGGCCAGAGCGCAGGGAAGAGCTCCGTGCTGGAGAACTTTGTAGGCAG GGACTTTCTGCCACGTGGATCTGGTATTGTCACCCGCAGGCCCCTGGTTCTGCAGCTTATCAGCGCCACTGCAG AATGGGCTGAATTCCTCCATTGCAAAGGGAAGAAGTTCACAGACTTCGATGAGGTTCGCCAAGAGATCGAGGCCGAGACGGATCGTGCCACGGGGGCCAACAAGGGCATATCTCCCGTCCCCATCAACCTGCGGGTTTATTCCCCACACG TGCTGAACCTGACTCTCATCGACCTGCCGGGGATCACTAAGGTGCCGGTTGGAGACCAGCCTGTGGACATCGAGCAGCAAATCAGGGACATGATCCTGCAGTTCATCACCAGAGAGAGCTGCTTGATCCTGGCCGTCACTCCGGCCAACACTGACCTGGCCAACTCTGACGCTCTTAAACTGTCAAAGGACGTCGATCCACAGG GTCTGAGGACTATTGGAGTAATCACCAAGCTGGATTTAATGGACGAGGGCACAGACGCCCGAGATGTACTGGAGAACAAGTTGCTGCCGCTGCGAAGAG GTTACATTGGAGTGGTGAATCGCAGTCAGAAGGACATCGACGGGAAGAAAGACATCAAGGCAGCTTTGGAGGCTGAGAGGAAGTTCTTTTTGTCCCACTCGTCATACAGGCACATGGCTGATAAAATGGGCACCCCACGCCTGCAGAGAGTGCTCAACGAG CAACTGACCAACCACATCCGGGACACCCTGCCAGCTTTCCGCAGCAAGCTGCAGTCCCAGCTGTTGGCTCTGGACAAGGAGGCCGAGGAATACCGGGGATACCGACCTGATGACCCATCCCGCAAAAccaagcagctgctgca gaTGGTGCAGCAGTTCTCTGTGGACTTTGAGAAAAGGATTGAGGGCTCAGGGGATCAGGTGGACACAGTGGAGCTGTCTGGCGGAGCAAAGATCAACCGCATCTTCCATGAGCGATTCCCCTTTGAACTGGTCAAG ATGGAGTGTGATGAGAAGGAGATGCGTCGCGAGATCAGTTATGCCATCAAGAACATCCACGGTATCAG GACTGGACTTTTCACCCCAGACATGGCGTTTGAGGCCATTGTTAAGAAGCAGGTCATAAAGCTGAAGGGGCCCTGTGTCAAGTGCGTGGACATGGTCATCCAGGAGCTGATTAACACAGTGCGCCAGTGCTCCAACAAG cTGGAATGCTTCCCCACGCTGCGAGAGGAAACGGAGAGAATTGTGACGTCTCATAtccgagacagagagagtcgGGCCAAGGACCAG GTCCTGCTGTTGATAGACATCCAGCTCTCTTACATCAACACCAACCACGAAGACTTCATTGGCTTTGCTAA TGCGCAGCAGAGGAGCAGTCAGACTAATAAGAGCCAGAGTTCAGCAGGAAATCAGGTGAGCATTTGTCAC GTCATTCGCAAAGGCTGGCTGACcatcaacaacatcagcatcatgAAGGGAGGAGCCAAGGAGTACTGGTTTGTGCTGACTGCTGAGAGCCTCTCCTGGTTTAAGGATGATGAG gagaaggagaagaagtaCATGCTCCCACTGGACAACCTGAAGGTCCGCGATGTGGAGAAGAGTTTCATGTCCAGCAAGCACATATTCTGCATTTTCAATACGGAGTCAAG GAATGTGTACAAGGACAATCGCACCCTGGAGTTGGCCTGTGACTCTCAGGATGATGTGGACAGCTGGAAATCTTCTCTCCTACGTGCCGGGGTCTATCCTGAGAAGACC gTGGAGAGTgagaccaccaccaccacagataACTTCTCCATGGATCCTCAGCTGGAGCGTAAAGTGGAAACCATCCGTAACCTTGTGGACTCCTACATGGCTATTGTCAACAAGTGCATCCGGGACCTCATGCCCAAGACCATCATGCATCTCATGATCAACAAT GTGAAGGACTTCATCAATGCAGAGCTGTTGGCCCAGCTGTACTCCACAGGTGACCAGAATTCCCTGATGGACGAGTCCCAGGAGCAGGCCCAGAGGAGGGACGAGGTGCTGAGAACCCACCAGGCCCTGAAGGAGGCCCTGGTTATCATCGGTgacatctccacctccaccatcacCGTCCCTATGCCTCCGCCTGTTGACACCTCCTGGATGGGTGGTCGCAGGTAA
- the LOC139296615 gene encoding dynamin-2-like isoform X4, whose translation MGNRGMEDLIPLVNKLQDAFSSIGQACNLDLPQIAVVGGQSAGKSSVLENFVGRDFLPRGSGIVTRRPLVLQLISATAEWAEFLHCKGKKFTDFDEVRQEIEAETDRATGANKGISPVPINLRVYSPHVLNLTLIDLPGITKVPVGDQPVDIEQQIRDMILQFITRESCLILAVTPANTDLANSDALKLSKDVDPQGLRTIGVITKLDLMDEGTDARDVLENKLLPLRRGYIGVVNRSQKDIDGKKDIKAALEAERKFFLSHSSYRHMADKMGTPRLQRVLNEQLTNHIRDTLPAFRSKLQSQLLALDKEAEEYRGYRPDDPSRKTKQLLQMVQQFSVDFEKRIEGSGDQVDTVELSGGAKINRIFHERFPFELVKMECDEKEMRREISYAIKNIHGIRTGLFTPDMAFEAIVKKQVIKLKGPCVKCVDMVIQELINTVRQCSNKLECFPTLREETERIVTSHIRDRESRAKDQVLLLIDIQLSYINTNHEDFIGFANAQQRSSQTNKSQSSAGNQVSILVIRKGWLTINNISIMKGGAKEYWFVLTAESLSWFKDDEEKEKKYMLPLDNLKVRDVEKSFMSSKHIFCIFNTESRNVYKDNRTLELACDSQDDVDSWKSSLLRAGVYPEKTVESETTTTTDNFSMDPQLERKVETIRNLVDSYMAIVNKCIRDLMPKTIMHLMINNVKDFINAELLAQLYSTGDQNSLMDESQEQAQRRDEVLRTHQALKEALVIIGDISTSTITVPMPPPVDTSWMGGRR comes from the exons ATGGGAAACCGTGGCATGGAGGACCTGATCCCGCTGGTCAATAAGCTGCAGGATGCCTTCAGCTCCATCGGGCAGGCATGCAACCTGGACCTGCCGCAGATCGCAGTGGTCGGCGGCCAGAGCGCAGGGAAGAGCTCCGTGCTGGAGAACTTTGTAGGCAG GGACTTTCTGCCACGTGGATCTGGTATTGTCACCCGCAGGCCCCTGGTTCTGCAGCTTATCAGCGCCACTGCAG AATGGGCTGAATTCCTCCATTGCAAAGGGAAGAAGTTCACAGACTTCGATGAGGTTCGCCAAGAGATCGAGGCCGAGACGGATCGTGCCACGGGGGCCAACAAGGGCATATCTCCCGTCCCCATCAACCTGCGGGTTTATTCCCCACACG TGCTGAACCTGACTCTCATCGACCTGCCGGGGATCACTAAGGTGCCGGTTGGAGACCAGCCTGTGGACATCGAGCAGCAAATCAGGGACATGATCCTGCAGTTCATCACCAGAGAGAGCTGCTTGATCCTGGCCGTCACTCCGGCCAACACTGACCTGGCCAACTCTGACGCTCTTAAACTGTCAAAGGACGTCGATCCACAGG GTCTGAGGACTATTGGAGTAATCACCAAGCTGGATTTAATGGACGAGGGCACAGACGCCCGAGATGTACTGGAGAACAAGTTGCTGCCGCTGCGAAGAG GTTACATTGGAGTGGTGAATCGCAGTCAGAAGGACATCGACGGGAAGAAAGACATCAAGGCAGCTTTGGAGGCTGAGAGGAAGTTCTTTTTGTCCCACTCGTCATACAGGCACATGGCTGATAAAATGGGCACCCCACGCCTGCAGAGAGTGCTCAACGAG CAACTGACCAACCACATCCGGGACACCCTGCCAGCTTTCCGCAGCAAGCTGCAGTCCCAGCTGTTGGCTCTGGACAAGGAGGCCGAGGAATACCGGGGATACCGACCTGATGACCCATCCCGCAAAAccaagcagctgctgca gaTGGTGCAGCAGTTCTCTGTGGACTTTGAGAAAAGGATTGAGGGCTCAGGGGATCAGGTGGACACAGTGGAGCTGTCTGGCGGAGCAAAGATCAACCGCATCTTCCATGAGCGATTCCCCTTTGAACTGGTCAAG ATGGAGTGTGATGAGAAGGAGATGCGTCGCGAGATCAGTTATGCCATCAAGAACATCCACGGTATCAG GACTGGACTTTTCACCCCAGACATGGCGTTTGAGGCCATTGTTAAGAAGCAGGTCATAAAGCTGAAGGGGCCCTGTGTCAAGTGCGTGGACATGGTCATCCAGGAGCTGATTAACACAGTGCGCCAGTGCTCCAACAAG cTGGAATGCTTCCCCACGCTGCGAGAGGAAACGGAGAGAATTGTGACGTCTCATAtccgagacagagagagtcgGGCCAAGGACCAG GTCCTGCTGTTGATAGACATCCAGCTCTCTTACATCAACACCAACCACGAAGACTTCATTGGCTTTGCTAA TGCGCAGCAGAGGAGCAGTCAGACTAATAAGAGCCAGAGTTCAGCAGGAAATCAGGTGAGCATTT TG GTCATTCGCAAAGGCTGGCTGACcatcaacaacatcagcatcatgAAGGGAGGAGCCAAGGAGTACTGGTTTGTGCTGACTGCTGAGAGCCTCTCCTGGTTTAAGGATGATGAG gagaaggagaagaagtaCATGCTCCCACTGGACAACCTGAAGGTCCGCGATGTGGAGAAGAGTTTCATGTCCAGCAAGCACATATTCTGCATTTTCAATACGGAGTCAAG GAATGTGTACAAGGACAATCGCACCCTGGAGTTGGCCTGTGACTCTCAGGATGATGTGGACAGCTGGAAATCTTCTCTCCTACGTGCCGGGGTCTATCCTGAGAAGACC gTGGAGAGTgagaccaccaccaccacagataACTTCTCCATGGATCCTCAGCTGGAGCGTAAAGTGGAAACCATCCGTAACCTTGTGGACTCCTACATGGCTATTGTCAACAAGTGCATCCGGGACCTCATGCCCAAGACCATCATGCATCTCATGATCAACAAT GTGAAGGACTTCATCAATGCAGAGCTGTTGGCCCAGCTGTACTCCACAGGTGACCAGAATTCCCTGATGGACGAGTCCCAGGAGCAGGCCCAGAGGAGGGACGAGGTGCTGAGAACCCACCAGGCCCTGAAGGAGGCCCTGGTTATCATCGGTgacatctccacctccaccatcacCGTCCCTATGCCTCCGCCTGTTGACACCTCCTGGATGGGTGGTCGCAGGTAA
- the LOC139296615 gene encoding dynamin-3-like isoform X1, with protein sequence MGNRGMEDLIPLVNKLQDAFSSIGQACNLDLPQIAVVGGQSAGKSSVLENFVGRDFLPRGSGIVTRRPLVLQLISATAEWAEFLHCKGKKFTDFDEVRQEIEAETDRATGANKGISPVPINLRVYSPHVLNLTLIDLPGITKVPVGDQPVDIEQQIRDMILQFITRESCLILAVTPANTDLANSDALKLSKDVDPQGLRTIGVITKLDLMDEGTDARDVLENKLLPLRRGYIGVVNRSQKDIDGKKDIKAALEAERKFFLSHSSYRHMADKMGTPRLQRVLNEQLTNHIRDTLPAFRSKLQSQLLALDKEAEEYRGYRPDDPSRKTKQLLQMVQQFSVDFEKRIEGSGDQVDTVELSGGAKINRIFHERFPFELVKMECDEKEMRREISYAIKNIHGIRTGLFTPDMAFEAIVKKQVIKLKGPCVKCVDMVIQELINTVRQCSNKLECFPTLREETERIVTSHIRDRESRAKDQVLLLIDIQLSYINTNHEDFIGFANAQQRSSQTNKSQSSAGNQVIRKGWLTINNISIMKGGAKEYWFVLTAESLSWFKDDEEKEKKYMLPLDNLKVRDVEKSFMSSKHIFCIFNTESRNVYKDNRTLELACDSQDDVDSWKSSLLRAGVYPEKTVTVESETTTTTDNFSMDPQLERKVETIRNLVDSYMAIVNKCIRDLMPKTIMHLMINNVKDFINAELLAQLYSTGDQNSLMDESQEQAQRRDEVLRTHQALKEALVIIGDISTSTITVPMPPPVDTSWMGGRRSPPPSPTAPRRMSSGQRPAPRGAPPPPNRPGPLGPFNNSADSPQAPSRPNRAPPSIPSRRPPPSPTRQAPP encoded by the exons ATGGGAAACCGTGGCATGGAGGACCTGATCCCGCTGGTCAATAAGCTGCAGGATGCCTTCAGCTCCATCGGGCAGGCATGCAACCTGGACCTGCCGCAGATCGCAGTGGTCGGCGGCCAGAGCGCAGGGAAGAGCTCCGTGCTGGAGAACTTTGTAGGCAG GGACTTTCTGCCACGTGGATCTGGTATTGTCACCCGCAGGCCCCTGGTTCTGCAGCTTATCAGCGCCACTGCAG AATGGGCTGAATTCCTCCATTGCAAAGGGAAGAAGTTCACAGACTTCGATGAGGTTCGCCAAGAGATCGAGGCCGAGACGGATCGTGCCACGGGGGCCAACAAGGGCATATCTCCCGTCCCCATCAACCTGCGGGTTTATTCCCCACACG TGCTGAACCTGACTCTCATCGACCTGCCGGGGATCACTAAGGTGCCGGTTGGAGACCAGCCTGTGGACATCGAGCAGCAAATCAGGGACATGATCCTGCAGTTCATCACCAGAGAGAGCTGCTTGATCCTGGCCGTCACTCCGGCCAACACTGACCTGGCCAACTCTGACGCTCTTAAACTGTCAAAGGACGTCGATCCACAGG GTCTGAGGACTATTGGAGTAATCACCAAGCTGGATTTAATGGACGAGGGCACAGACGCCCGAGATGTACTGGAGAACAAGTTGCTGCCGCTGCGAAGAG GTTACATTGGAGTGGTGAATCGCAGTCAGAAGGACATCGACGGGAAGAAAGACATCAAGGCAGCTTTGGAGGCTGAGAGGAAGTTCTTTTTGTCCCACTCGTCATACAGGCACATGGCTGATAAAATGGGCACCCCACGCCTGCAGAGAGTGCTCAACGAG CAACTGACCAACCACATCCGGGACACCCTGCCAGCTTTCCGCAGCAAGCTGCAGTCCCAGCTGTTGGCTCTGGACAAGGAGGCCGAGGAATACCGGGGATACCGACCTGATGACCCATCCCGCAAAAccaagcagctgctgca gaTGGTGCAGCAGTTCTCTGTGGACTTTGAGAAAAGGATTGAGGGCTCAGGGGATCAGGTGGACACAGTGGAGCTGTCTGGCGGAGCAAAGATCAACCGCATCTTCCATGAGCGATTCCCCTTTGAACTGGTCAAG ATGGAGTGTGATGAGAAGGAGATGCGTCGCGAGATCAGTTATGCCATCAAGAACATCCACGGTATCAG GACTGGACTTTTCACCCCAGACATGGCGTTTGAGGCCATTGTTAAGAAGCAGGTCATAAAGCTGAAGGGGCCCTGTGTCAAGTGCGTGGACATGGTCATCCAGGAGCTGATTAACACAGTGCGCCAGTGCTCCAACAAG cTGGAATGCTTCCCCACGCTGCGAGAGGAAACGGAGAGAATTGTGACGTCTCATAtccgagacagagagagtcgGGCCAAGGACCAG GTCCTGCTGTTGATAGACATCCAGCTCTCTTACATCAACACCAACCACGAAGACTTCATTGGCTTTGCTAA TGCGCAGCAGAGGAGCAGTCAGACTAATAAGAGCCAGAGTTCAGCAGGAAATCAG GTCATTCGCAAAGGCTGGCTGACcatcaacaacatcagcatcatgAAGGGAGGAGCCAAGGAGTACTGGTTTGTGCTGACTGCTGAGAGCCTCTCCTGGTTTAAGGATGATGAG gagaaggagaagaagtaCATGCTCCCACTGGACAACCTGAAGGTCCGCGATGTGGAGAAGAGTTTCATGTCCAGCAAGCACATATTCTGCATTTTCAATACGGAGTCAAG GAATGTGTACAAGGACAATCGCACCCTGGAGTTGGCCTGTGACTCTCAGGATGATGTGGACAGCTGGAAATCTTCTCTCCTACGTGCCGGGGTCTATCCTGAGAAGACCGTTACG gTGGAGAGTgagaccaccaccaccacagataACTTCTCCATGGATCCTCAGCTGGAGCGTAAAGTGGAAACCATCCGTAACCTTGTGGACTCCTACATGGCTATTGTCAACAAGTGCATCCGGGACCTCATGCCCAAGACCATCATGCATCTCATGATCAACAAT GTGAAGGACTTCATCAATGCAGAGCTGTTGGCCCAGCTGTACTCCACAGGTGACCAGAATTCCCTGATGGACGAGTCCCAGGAGCAGGCCCAGAGGAGGGACGAGGTGCTGAGAACCCACCAGGCCCTGAAGGAGGCCCTGGTTATCATCGGTgacatctccacctccaccatcacCGTCCCTATGCCTCCGCCTGTTGACACCTCCTGGATGGGTGGTCGCAG GTCTCCTCCCCCCAGCCCCACTGCCCCTAGGAGGATGTCTTCAGGCCAGCGCCCGGCTCCCCGAGGGGCCCCGCCACCACCAAACCGCCCAGGACCCCTGGGGCCCTTCAATAACAGTGCTGACAGCCCTCAGGCTCCCAGCCGCCCTAACAGGGCCCCTCCTAGCATCCCCAG CCGGCGGCCCCCGCCATCTCCTACACGACAAGCCCCACCATAA
- the LOC139296615 gene encoding dynamin-3-like isoform X3 — translation MGNRGMEDLIPLVNKLQDAFSSIGQACNLDLPQIAVVGGQSAGKSSVLENFVGRDFLPRGSGIVTRRPLVLQLISATAEWAEFLHCKGKKFTDFDEVRQEIEAETDRATGANKGISPVPINLRVYSPHVLNLTLIDLPGITKVPVGDQPVDIEQQIRDMILQFITRESCLILAVTPANTDLANSDALKLSKDVDPQGLRTIGVITKLDLMDEGTDARDVLENKLLPLRRGYIGVVNRSQKDIDGKKDIKAALEAERKFFLSHSSYRHMADKMGTPRLQRVLNEQLTNHIRDTLPAFRSKLQSQLLALDKEAEEYRGYRPDDPSRKTKQLLQMVQQFSVDFEKRIEGSGDQVDTVELSGGAKINRIFHERFPFELVKMECDEKEMRREISYAIKNIHGIRTGLFTPDMAFEAIVKKQVIKLKGPCVKCVDMVIQELINTVRQCSNKLECFPTLREETERIVTSHIRDRESRAKDQVLLLIDIQLSYINTNHEDFIGFANAQQRSSQTNKSQSSAGNQVIRKGWLTINNISIMKGGAKEYWFVLTAESLSWFKDDEEKEKKYMLPLDNLKVRDVEKSFMSSKHIFCIFNTESRNVYKDNRTLELACDSQDDVDSWKSSLLRAGVYPEKTVESETTTTTDNFSMDPQLERKVETIRNLVDSYMAIVNKCIRDLMPKTIMHLMINNVKDFINAELLAQLYSTGDQNSLMDESQEQAQRRDEVLRTHQALKEALVIIGDISTSTITVPMPPPVDTSWMGGRR, via the exons ATGGGAAACCGTGGCATGGAGGACCTGATCCCGCTGGTCAATAAGCTGCAGGATGCCTTCAGCTCCATCGGGCAGGCATGCAACCTGGACCTGCCGCAGATCGCAGTGGTCGGCGGCCAGAGCGCAGGGAAGAGCTCCGTGCTGGAGAACTTTGTAGGCAG GGACTTTCTGCCACGTGGATCTGGTATTGTCACCCGCAGGCCCCTGGTTCTGCAGCTTATCAGCGCCACTGCAG AATGGGCTGAATTCCTCCATTGCAAAGGGAAGAAGTTCACAGACTTCGATGAGGTTCGCCAAGAGATCGAGGCCGAGACGGATCGTGCCACGGGGGCCAACAAGGGCATATCTCCCGTCCCCATCAACCTGCGGGTTTATTCCCCACACG TGCTGAACCTGACTCTCATCGACCTGCCGGGGATCACTAAGGTGCCGGTTGGAGACCAGCCTGTGGACATCGAGCAGCAAATCAGGGACATGATCCTGCAGTTCATCACCAGAGAGAGCTGCTTGATCCTGGCCGTCACTCCGGCCAACACTGACCTGGCCAACTCTGACGCTCTTAAACTGTCAAAGGACGTCGATCCACAGG GTCTGAGGACTATTGGAGTAATCACCAAGCTGGATTTAATGGACGAGGGCACAGACGCCCGAGATGTACTGGAGAACAAGTTGCTGCCGCTGCGAAGAG GTTACATTGGAGTGGTGAATCGCAGTCAGAAGGACATCGACGGGAAGAAAGACATCAAGGCAGCTTTGGAGGCTGAGAGGAAGTTCTTTTTGTCCCACTCGTCATACAGGCACATGGCTGATAAAATGGGCACCCCACGCCTGCAGAGAGTGCTCAACGAG CAACTGACCAACCACATCCGGGACACCCTGCCAGCTTTCCGCAGCAAGCTGCAGTCCCAGCTGTTGGCTCTGGACAAGGAGGCCGAGGAATACCGGGGATACCGACCTGATGACCCATCCCGCAAAAccaagcagctgctgca gaTGGTGCAGCAGTTCTCTGTGGACTTTGAGAAAAGGATTGAGGGCTCAGGGGATCAGGTGGACACAGTGGAGCTGTCTGGCGGAGCAAAGATCAACCGCATCTTCCATGAGCGATTCCCCTTTGAACTGGTCAAG ATGGAGTGTGATGAGAAGGAGATGCGTCGCGAGATCAGTTATGCCATCAAGAACATCCACGGTATCAG GACTGGACTTTTCACCCCAGACATGGCGTTTGAGGCCATTGTTAAGAAGCAGGTCATAAAGCTGAAGGGGCCCTGTGTCAAGTGCGTGGACATGGTCATCCAGGAGCTGATTAACACAGTGCGCCAGTGCTCCAACAAG cTGGAATGCTTCCCCACGCTGCGAGAGGAAACGGAGAGAATTGTGACGTCTCATAtccgagacagagagagtcgGGCCAAGGACCAG GTCCTGCTGTTGATAGACATCCAGCTCTCTTACATCAACACCAACCACGAAGACTTCATTGGCTTTGCTAA TGCGCAGCAGAGGAGCAGTCAGACTAATAAGAGCCAGAGTTCAGCAGGAAATCAG GTCATTCGCAAAGGCTGGCTGACcatcaacaacatcagcatcatgAAGGGAGGAGCCAAGGAGTACTGGTTTGTGCTGACTGCTGAGAGCCTCTCCTGGTTTAAGGATGATGAG gagaaggagaagaagtaCATGCTCCCACTGGACAACCTGAAGGTCCGCGATGTGGAGAAGAGTTTCATGTCCAGCAAGCACATATTCTGCATTTTCAATACGGAGTCAAG GAATGTGTACAAGGACAATCGCACCCTGGAGTTGGCCTGTGACTCTCAGGATGATGTGGACAGCTGGAAATCTTCTCTCCTACGTGCCGGGGTCTATCCTGAGAAGACC gTGGAGAGTgagaccaccaccaccacagataACTTCTCCATGGATCCTCAGCTGGAGCGTAAAGTGGAAACCATCCGTAACCTTGTGGACTCCTACATGGCTATTGTCAACAAGTGCATCCGGGACCTCATGCCCAAGACCATCATGCATCTCATGATCAACAAT GTGAAGGACTTCATCAATGCAGAGCTGTTGGCCCAGCTGTACTCCACAGGTGACCAGAATTCCCTGATGGACGAGTCCCAGGAGCAGGCCCAGAGGAGGGACGAGGTGCTGAGAACCCACCAGGCCCTGAAGGAGGCCCTGGTTATCATCGGTgacatctccacctccaccatcacCGTCCCTATGCCTCCGCCTGTTGACACCTCCTGGATGGGTGGTCGCAGGTAA